One window from the genome of Populus alba chromosome 15, ASM523922v2, whole genome shotgun sequence encodes:
- the LOC118033467 gene encoding transportin MOS14, producing MELQNSVKEALNALYHHPDDVFRMEADRWLQNFQRTIDAWQVADNLLHDATSNLETLIFCSQTLRSKVQRDFEELPSEAFRPLRSSLNTLLKKFHRGPPKVRTQISIAVAALAVQVPPEDWGDGGIVNWLKDEMTSHPEYIPGFLELLTVLPEEVFNYKIAARPERRRQFENELTSQIEVALNILTACLKISELKEQVLEAFSSWIRLRHGIPGSVLACHPLVYTALSSLNSETLSEAVVNVISELIHYTTAGNSGGIPVQMPLIQVIVPQVMSLKEQLRDSSKDEEDVKAIARLFADMGDSYVELIATGSDESMMIVNALLEVASHPEYDIASMTFNFWHNLQHILTKRDSYTSFGNEVSVEVERSRRLQVFHSAYESLVSLVSFRVKYPQDYQTLSVEDLKEFKQTRYAVTDVLIDAASVLGGDATLRILYMKLYEARTCLGNGHNQWHPAEAALFCIRAISNYVSAVEAEVMPKIMSLLLELPHEPQLLQTVCLTIGAYSKWFDASSDGFPLLSSVIKVLLSGMSKSEDSAAAAAVAFRHICDDCRRKLCGYFDELFSIYHSAVIEGGSFKVSAEDSLHMVEAFSMVITELPADQAKQALEKLCLPVVTPLQEIISHGPEVLEEKPARELTVHIDRLAYIFRYVNHPEAVADAIQRLWPILKAIFDIRAWDMQTMESLCRACKYAVRTSGRFMGITIGDMLEEIQGLFQQHHQPCFLYLSSEVIKIFGSDPSCAYYLKILIEALFKCTTCLLTNIKDFTTRPDIADDCFLLASRCIRYCPQVFIPSTVFPSLVDCSMIGITVQHREASNSILTFLSDVFDLAKSTTGEQYLTIRDSVIIPRGVTITRILVASLTGALPSSRLETVTYALVTLARAYGASALEWARGSVSLIPSTAVTEAERINFCQALADAASGIDVSTLMAPIEELSDVCRRNRTVQEIVQGALRPLELNLVTVS from the exons atGGAGCTTCAAAATTCAGTGAAAGAAGCTCTAAATGCGCTGTACCATCATCCAGACGATGTGTTTCGTATGGAAGCCGATCGATGGCTTCAAAACTTTCAACGCACAATCGATGCCTGGCAG gtTGCTGATAATTTGCTTCACGATGCCACTAGCAATCTGGAAACCTTAATATTTTGTTCTCAAACTCTTAGAAGCAAG GTACAACGAGATTTTGAAGAACTGCCCTCTGAAGCCTTTCGACCATTGCGTAGTTCCTTAAAT accttgttaaaaaaatttcacagaGGCCCCCCTAAAGTGAGGACTCAG ATTAGCATTGCTGTGGCTGCCTTGGCTGTACAAGTTCCTCCTGAGGACTGGGGGGATGGTGGTATTGTAAATTGGCTCAAGGATGAGATGACTTCACATCCAGAATATATACCAGGATTTCTGGAGTTGCTTACAGTTTTACCAGAG GAAGTATTCAACTACAAGATAGCTGCTCGTCCGGAAAGACGCCGCCAATTCGAGAACGAGCTCACTTCTCAAATAGAGGTCGCTCTTAATATTTTGACAGCTTGCTTGAAAATAAGTGAGCTAAAGGAGCAG GTTCTTGAGGCATTTTCTTCTTGGATTCGACTAAGGCATGG GATCCCTGGGTCTGTGCTTGCTTGTCATCCATTGGTGTATACAGCTCTATCAAGTTTGAATTCTGAGACCCTTTCAGAGGCAGTTGTAAATG TCATATCAGAATTGATACATTACACAACAGCTGGAAACTCTGGTGGTATTCCTGTGCAGATGCCTTTAATTCAAGTGATTGTGCCTCAAGTCATGAGTCTAAAGGAGCAACTCAGAGATTCTTCTAAG GATGAAGAAGATGTGAAGGCCATTGCTAGATTATTTGCAGACATGGGTGATTCGTATGTCGAGCTGATTGCAACTG GTTCTGATGAGTCAATGATGATAGTAAATGCATTATTAGAAGTTGCTTCACACCCAGAATATGACATTGCTTCAATGACATTTAATTTCTGGCACAATCTTCAACATATCTTGACTAAGAG GGATTCCTATACTTCATTTGGAAATGAAGTATCCGTTGAAGTTGAGAGAAGTAGGAGGCTGCAAGTTTTTCACTCAGCCTACGAGTCCCTTGTGTCCCTG GTTAGCTTTCGAGTTAAATATCCTCAAGATTATCAAACCCTGTCAGTTGAAGATCTCAAAGAATTCAAACAGACAAGATATG CTGTCACGGATGTATTAATTGATGCAGCATCAGTTTTAGGCGGTGATGCAACTTTGAGAATTCTTTACATGAAACTTTATGAG GCCCGAACCTGCTTGGGGAATGGACACAATCAATGGCATCCAGCTGAAGCTGCTCTGTTTTGCATCAGAGCTATATCAAATTATGTTTCAGCAGTCGAAGCTGAAGTAATGCCCAAG ATTATGTCTTTGCTTTTGGAACTTCCTCATGAGCCCCAATTGCTCCAGACAG TGTGCTTAACGATTGGGGCATATTCAAAATGGTTTGATGCGTCATCAGATGGATTTCCTCTATTGTCTTCAGTCATAAAAGTTCTCCTGAGTGGCATGAGTAAATCAGAAGATTCTGCAGCAGCTGCGGCAGTGGCATTCAGACACATCTGTGATG ATTGCCGGAGAAAGCTTTGTGGATATTTTGACGAACTCTTTTCCATATACCACAGTGCTGTAATTGAGGGAGGTAGTTTTAAAGTTTCTGCTGAGGACTCTTTGCACATGGTCGAAGCCTTCAG CATGGTCATTACAGAACTTCCAGCTGACCAGGCTAAGCAGGCGTTGGAGAAATTATGCTTGCCAGTTGTTACTCCTCTACAG GAAATTATTAGTCACGGTCCAGAAGTATTGGAGGAGAAACCTGCTCGAGAGTTAACAGTTCATATTGATCGACTAGCATACATCTTTAG GTATGTAAATCACCCAGAAGCTGTGGCAGATGCAATTCAAAGGCTTTGGCCAATTTTGAAAGCAATCTTTGACAT TCGTGCTTGGGATATGCAGACAATGGAGTCTCTTTGCCGAGCTTGTAAATATGCT GTGAGAACATCGGGAAGATTCATGGGGATCACAATTGGAGATATGCTAGAAGAGATTCAAGGCCTGTTCCAGCAGCACCACCAGCCATGCTTCCTTTATCTCTCCAGTGAAGTTATAAAG ATATTTGGTTCTGACCCATCATGTGCGTactatttgaaaattttgattgaagCCCTCTTCAAGTGCACAACATGTCTTCTCACCAATATCAAG GACTTTACTACCAGACCAGACATAGCAGATGATTGTTTTCTGTTGGCATCGAGGTGCATTCGCTATTGCCCTCAAGTATTTATTCCATCCACTGTATTCCCATCATTAGTGGATTGCTCAATGATTGGCATCACAGTACAACACAG GGAGGCCTCCAATTCCATATTAACTTTCTTGTCAGATGTCTTTGATCTTGCAAAGTCTACCACGGGAGAACAATATTTAACTATCAGAGACAGTGTCATCATTCCCCGAGGTGTCACTATCACCAGAATTTTGGTTGCCTCATTAACTGGAGCACTCCCTAGTTCTCGATTAGAAACG GTAACATATGCTTTAGTAACACTAGCTCGTGCATATGGAGCAAGTGCATTGGAGTGGGCCAGGGGGAGTGTTTCTTTAATTCCATCAACAGCAGTCACAGAAGCGGAACGAATAAATTTTTGTCAAGCATTGGCCGATGCAGCATCTGGGATCGATGTCAGCACCCTGATGGCTCCAATTGAGGAGCTTTCTGATGTTTGTAGACGTAACAGAACAGTTCAGGAGATCGTTCAAGGAGCTTTAAGGCCGCTTGAGCTGAATTTGGTCACTGTATCATAG